actcccagCAGGAATTTTAATGTGTTTCCTCTCAGAGTCTTAAAAATGACACAACGGATACTGCTAGGAGATTAAGTATGTGTCTTATACTCAAGGATAAATATAAGATGTCAATATGAATGAAACAACCTTCAGTTCTATTTATCTTACACCCACAAATAGAATATGAATATCTATTCGTGTAATTTTGTTTTAGCATCCCACGTTCTTATTATAATCAAATTTGTAGATTGACCAAAGTGGGCAGGAGcttaaattactaaaaaaatgcTTAGAAACATCTGCAGTCTGCCAGGCTATACAACATATGAAAACTGAACCGCTTTTAGTCGTTGCCCTCTTATTATGAAACAAAGAGAAGCAACAAGCCGATGTGAGGAAACAAACATAAACAGATAAAgttatagaaataatattaacacatagcagaaaagagaaaaaaggacTGCCAAGTATGGCCACTGTTTGACAATTTTACCTGGACATTAGCTCCGAATACATGCCAGTCGCAGCATCtgcatattttaatttttgtgagCACTTAGCAGTCAAGAAGATCAAAACGAACAAGGAGATATCAAATAAAACACCATCTGCATGGCACATGGAAATTCTAAAACTATAAATGCCAAAGATTTCTTACGTGCACATTGGGATGCAATTTTTCCTTGTCCCATCTTCAAGTCCCGCCTTACCACCAAAACCTGTTATTAAACTTCTTAAAGTTAGAAACAGATAAACTATAGCAATATTCAGAACATCTTCGAAAATCAAACAATAAATCAGTTACATATTACATCATCAACTATAGTTCCATCACAATGGAGATTGTTGAGCCATGGCTCTTGCAAATTCTAAGAATTGTCATTTAACTTATTGTTCACAAAATTTGTGAAGTCACCAACCAACTTCGTCTAAGGTTCCTATTGATAAAAAatcccccccccctcccccctcccccaaATCCTCCTCAAAGTTACTAACTTTAGCAAGTATAGCAATGGAAAGTGAGGGCAACCCAGCAAGTTGGTCAGACAATTGACTTGGTAATTACAAGTTCCAAGGTCGACTCCCGACAGAGTGGCATGTTGGCCAGACAattgacttggtaatcacaagtTACAAGGTCGACTCCCGACAGAGTGGCATGTTGGCCTTGGTTTAAAGCCAGTAAGCTATGAGCgtcctaggttggtttaccttcGTGTATTTCTTTGCCATCTAGGATCATGACATCATATTTATTCTATGCACATCATCGGGTAGTGGTTACGGTTTCAGAAAGTAAATGAAACTATGGTCATCCAACTAATCAAAATTCCACACAATTCCAAAACATAATTTTCTTGGAAGTTGCAATACAAGGACAAAAATCATCTGTAAGGAAAACAGAGCAAGAAAGCACAAAGAACTTGTGTAAAACGATattaaaaacccaaaaaaaaaaaaaaaaaaaaaaaaaaaaaaaaacagataccATTTTGAGCTCATCATCAGAGCTAGCTGCTCCAGGGGACATTATCTTCTCCTGTTGGTATTTGGGCAACAAGCGACTCTTCTTAGTTAGAGAGCTGCTGGTGCTTTTGTTATTGCTGGGGGTGGGTGGCTTCGACCAATCCAATAACAGTCCAAGAATTAACCCAATTACTACCCCGGGTATAAAGTTCTCTGGCTTGAAACTCGCTCCTATCCATTCTTTCTGCTCTTTCGGCTGaaatttttaagggtaaaattttgagaatcaatGAAGAGCCGAATGAAAACtgaatgagaaaatagagttaaAAATAGATGGAATTGGGAAAAAATGGATTTTTTATCACCTTCTTTGAAGGTTGAGAATAACGCTGCATTGGGTTTCTGGGTTTCTGGTAGAAGAAGAAGTGTGATAGGGGGACTCAAAGTTTCAGAGGTCGAGCTGCAGTTGCATTAGAGTGGCACCATCCGACTGATACGCTGTCGTTTATAATCCAAATAGTTGGTTTTATAAtttcaaggtttttttttttttaaagaaattgagTGTTCCTAGCTTCGACGGACTAATCCTAAGCTCACATGACCCTACCCCTAAAATCGCGTAAAGATAAATCGTGAGTTGTACAATTAGAGTTGTGCAATTAGCTCATTGATCATATCCGAGTTTTCATGTGCGCACAAGAGATCCAATCCAAAGGGTATTTTCTCATACATGCTTTCAGAATGATTCGACTCGCCACACTACCGCCTCTCGCCATGATTTTTATGTTAGGCGGCGAACTAACTACGTTAAATTTTGAGGAAGCTCGTAGTCACTATCTAGTAGTGTGAAATGAATAAGTATCAattgtaaaaactaaaaaaacttaaaattttataattattaaattaagtgTGACACAACATATTTTTGTCGCCCTTCACGAAACCTATTTTTATGCAAATTACTTTTTCTTACTTAACTCAGTAATTTAAAAACCCTCCTGTAAGCATCATAAATAAGATTCTACgaatttttttagatttaagttttttttttttttgaatactactaactctattacaatgcagtatagcACAAGTGtaagtattgcctccactgaggctcgaacccaccacctcctgtataaagggaaggatttgatgccactggatcacaaggtccttggcatatttaagtttaaattgttcagaaaaaaaaattatgtgagtTTATTTTTCAccaaatgtattaaaaaaacaattatcaaaatcaaaattatttgtttaattttgtttccttatAAAATGCTAGCATATCAATATTCAATATAACATttttaactcattttttttCACAATGACTTTTCTAGTAAatgcatttatttttcttctttttttctttttatctagCTAATAgctatgattttattttctaagagtttaatatttcagaaaaaaaaaactataagtATAATTGAGTATGTACTTCTTATAaaatctcaaattttaaatcattaattaattcttatgaatttttgatttaaaaaacggtttagggtttatgaaattgtgtgtgtctatatatatatatggtcaggATCTCGTGCGGACAGTGTTTCCTGTGCGATCGTGCGGTCactcaccattaggtacgcataaatgcaccacaaagtgttcGGAAATGCAACATTAGGTGTGGTGCGGTGTGGTTGATTTTTTGGTACGTGGTGCATTTCCGATCACTATGTGGTGCATTTTTGTTTACTTAATGGTGAATCTGCACCGGCCACACGAGAAATATTGTCcgtatttgaacatatatatatatatataaaaggccgcactctaatgagaacgggtgcccaggagaaataagaacgatccacagtcgtccacgtgtccagattaacgaatcaaatgtaatttttaaaaaacaacgcggtgacattttcgtaaataactcgaactttggtgcaagtacaTGTGTTATAAttgcaagtagttggtgcacatttgcaagtaaaaagtgcaagtaaaatcacttacaaatgcacctattttcacttacaagtgtaagtaatttaccttgttaacatttgtgcacctaggtgcaactaattatactgTTAgctgcaactagttataacgttaggtgcacttagtattgatactcagtgtacattttacttgcacatgtaatacatgttacatgcacttgtgcacctattttcacttacgagtgcaagtaatttaccttgatAACATCCATGCACCTAATTGCGcctagttataaccttaggtgcaactacatctggacacgtggcgcgctacgattcgttctcagttctctcctagGTGCACCATTCTCTTATGTGAGTTTAATTTTCACCaaatttaagcaaaaaaaaaaaagtataaaaattatttgtttaattttgtttccttaGAAAATGCTAACATATCAATATTAAGGTGTGCTTGGTTGGCAAGTTTAGCTATCATGAATGCGTATCAAAGTCAtcgagcaaataccaattttggtcccacgactattagcaaaatgacaattttgatccacatgtttcatttttaccaattttggtcccacgactattgttttagtaccaattttcatccgcgactattgttttagtgccaaaatttatcgcgtcggtcacccatccgtttaaaacgtgtaaaaatctaaaattgttaaacgtattttcataattttcaacttaatatcttaatttgagtatgcataaatggatttaagtcctaaaatcgatcaaaattcgcaattttccttctcattttaccttaatttgaagaggagaattgtgaattgtgatcgatcttagagCTTAAATCTCTTTTTACCTTAATTTTACCGTAAACGAAGCTTTCAAGACCACCGCCGCTACTCCAAACCACAGGTTCTCCGATCGGCTTCGGCTCGACAAAAACTCGATGACATTTCCTCATTACAAAcaaataattggtaataaatataCCCAGAGGTTAA
This region of Ipomoea triloba cultivar NCNSP0323 chromosome 15, ASM357664v1 genomic DNA includes:
- the LOC116006206 gene encoding peptidyl-tRNA hydrolase 2, mitochondrial, producing the protein MQRYSQPSKKPKEQKEWIGASFKPENFIPGVVIGLILGLLLDWSKPPTPSNNKSTSSSLTKKSRLLPKYQQEKIMSPGAASSDDELKMVLVVRRDLKMGQGKIASQCAHAATGMYSELMSSDRSLLRQWELCGQPKIVVTCKNQQEMNNLKEAADSIGLPTFVVADAGRTQVASGSKTVLAVGPGSKAAVDSITGKLNLL